The Ammospiza caudacuta isolate bAmmCau1 chromosome 18, bAmmCau1.pri, whole genome shotgun sequence region GGGGAGATCCGTTCCTCAGAGAACTCCTACTTCTGCCAGGCCGCGCGGCAGCTGGGCTGCGTCCCCTCGTCCCAGCTCTGCGTCAAACTGGCCAGCGGGGGAGACCCCACCTACGCCTTCAACATCCGCTTCACCGGCGAGGAGGTGCACGGCACCAGtgagtgcagggacagaggggacagggagtgcaggggacagggacagggcagcagggcaccagggagtgcagggacggggacagaggggacagggagtgcaggggacagggcaccagggagtgcagggatagggtacagggagtgcaggggacAGGGTCAGGGGATCCACTTCACTGGCAAGGAGGTGCACGGCAGCAGGGAGTGCAGGgacggggacagaggggacagggagtgcaggggacagggacagggcagcagggagtgcagggaaaggggacagggagtgcagggaaaggggacagggagtgcaggggacagggcagcagggcaccagggagtgcaggggaCAGGGTCAGGGGATCCGCTTCACTGGCAAGGAGGTGCATGGCAGCAgggagtgcagggacaggggatggggcACCTGGGAGTACAGGGCACCAGGGagtggggacaaggggacagggCACCAGGGAGAGGGAATAGGGGAGTCATGGCACATcggggaatggggacaggggtgcCATGGCACCAGGGAGTGGGAACAGAGCACCAAGGAGTGGGGACAGGGGCTCTATGGCACCAAGAAGTGGGAACGGGGGTGCCATGGCATGAGGGAGTAGTGACAGGGAGTCCATGGCACCAGGGAGAGGGAATAGGGGGTACATGACACCAAGGAGTGAGGGCACAGCTCCATGGCACCAGGGAGTGGGCACATGGGGATAGGGCACCAGGGAAGGGGGATGTGGGGATCCATGACACCAAGGAGTGGGGACAGGGGTGCCATGGCATCAGGGAGTAGGGACAGGGCATCAGGGAGTAGGGACAAAGCGACAGGGTACCAAGTGAGTTGGGACAGAACTCCATGGCACTCCCtggtctgcccagggaggtgatggagtcaccatccctggatgtgtttaacaaaagcctggatgtggcactgggtgccagggtttagttgaggtgtcaGGGAACAGGTTTGACTCagtgatcttaaaggtctcttccaaccatgtgattctgtgattctggcaccagggacagggaacaAGGGGGTCATGGCACCAgggagtggggacagggacagcccaagTGGCATcccccagggacagcccagctcTTCAGCACAACCTGCCTCATGTGGACTTTAAGGAGCAGCATTCCCTTGTGGGTGGAAAAAGAATGGGACCCCCCTGAAATGTTTGCACCTCAGTGTTTGCACCAGGAGGAGACTGGGTTTAACCATGGGATGAGGGATTTCAGCTTTGCAGAGCTGTTCCATGGGGTGTTTATTGAGGCAGATCCCAAAGAACAAAGGGATCCCTGCTCTCCAAATCCACGTGGGCTCTGCTGGTCCTTGGTGGAGATCCATGGGGGAATGTGGAGCCAGAGAGCCCAGAACACATTTCTgacatccccagctctgtcaccTGTCTGAGGTGTGAAGGGAGTGTACAGCCCTCAGCTGAGCCAAGGCTCCATGGAATCTTCTCCCAAGGGGAATTCTTGTCTGCTGAAAGGCTGTGGTGGTACTGACAGTGTTTATCAGGAGATAAATGTTGTGGCTGTggctcagcagctgtgctgatccctggagcatcccctcCATTGTTGTAGGACAGCCTCATCCATCTCCTAATCCAGCACCAAATCCCATTTGCAGGCCAGCTGGTAGAACAAATATTCCTGCTGTTCTTAGAGTGCTGGAAAGCAAAGCAGCATTTAGGGATTCAGCAGGAACAAAGGAatgttttcactgttttccctttctcttttccaggtggATCTTTCCGTCACTTCCTTTGGCAAGTGTGCAAAGAGCTCCAGagctcctccctctccctgctcctgctgtgccccagctctgctgtcaatAAGAACAAGGTGTGAGATCCCAGTGCCAAAAATAAGgggattttctctttttgaatGCTGGGTTAGAACAGGAGTGGGACATTGGGTCAGAGGTGCAGAGAGAGGCCTCAGATCCATGAAACCAAGCAGATCCCATatcctgggagagctgggagttGGTGATCCCATGGTGCACCTCCTGTGTGCAGCAAAATGgaacagaatttttattctGTGGCCTTACTCCAGGAATGTCACCAGAAAAGTCTGTCAGGTTGCCAGGAGAATAGGATGCTCCATCCATGCTATTTAGTGTCTTATTTGCTAGAAACAAGATAAAGCTGATAGTCCAAAGAATTCTCAGTAATTCCTTCCTGGGAATGTTCTTAGGGTAGGAAACAGTTTGATTCCCTCAGCTTAAGACCAACTGCGTAGCAAACCTGGCTCTGCAAATCCAAGCTCAGAAACATCCCACAGCTGAAAGGCTTGGATATCAAACTGATGTAACAAGTCCAGAAAATGCTGTAAGTGTTGATCAACAGCTTGGCAAAATGGGAACCAACCAAAATGGAGTTGATTTGGTCAGGAAGTGCTAAGATAAGGTGATAGCAGTGTGTAAAACACAGGGactcctgctgtgctggagcagatcCTTTGGTACCCAACTGCACAtttcctgcctggagcaggaaggatgccctggcacagccagcccctcaggctgtgggcagctgctcagtgctgttTCCTCCACAGGGGAAGTACATCCTGACCCCCAGCCCCATCACCTACGCCGAGGAGCAGCTGTTCCATTTCTTcgggcagctcctgggcatcGCCATCCGCGCCGATGTTCCTCTGCCCCTGgacctcctgccctccttctgGAAAACCCTGGTGGGAGAGCCCCTGGATCCTGATGTGGATCTGCAGGAAGCTGATATCCTCACCTACAACTATGTCAAAAAGTTTGAAAATGTAGGTTCCTTCTTCgtcttccctgcttttcctcagGATTCCCCCATGGCACAAATGTGCCTGCCCTCGCTGGTGGCTGCCAGGTGGTTTTTGTGGCAGCAGGGTTGGGAGATGGGTTGATTCCTCTTGGATGCAGGATTTTACATCCTGTTGCCTTGGAGAAGTTCCCCACACTCCCAGCTGGTGGAATTCCAGcttctgaaatatttactgGAATTGCTAAACCAGGCCAGAACCCCTAAAGCAGGATTTTGCTGTTGGAGTCCCCATTGTGGGGACACCTGTGAGGAGGCAGTGCCATGCTGGTGACCAGGTCCTTGTCCTTGCTCTGTGACAGATCAGTGACGAGACAGAGCTGGAAGCGCTGTGTGCCGAAATCGCCTCCCAGCACCTGGCCATGGAGAGCCCCGACTGCCCCAACAAACCCTGCTGCAAATTCACCTACCTGAGCCTCActggggaggaggtggagctgtgccccaggggcaggcacaTCCCTGTGGGGTAAGGAGCAGCCTTCCAGGCAGGATGTGGCACAGAACATCTCTGGAATCGTTCTCCAAGCACAGCCTCTCCAGAGGTGCTTTTGTAACAAGTTGCAATGATCTGGGAAAGCTTTGCTTTGTGAGAAGGTGGCAGAACTTGGGATCAGTGGTGCTGTTTGGCTCTGTAAGGgacagaggagcagggctggtccCAGCTGTGAGGGATGGGCaggtgggaggggaggaggaagtgGAGGACAGCAGAATTAACTGGGAAGCATCGGAATGGAAAGTGTGTATTGCCAATTCTGGATTGTTCTAGATCAGGATCTCTCCATAAAACCCTTCCCTGTGTAACACAGGTGGGGCTCAAGGGCTCTCCCAGGAGATCTCCCTCAGCCAGGTCTCTGCCCCTGCAGGTGGGAGAACAAGGACGTGTACGCGGCCGCCATCCGGAGCCTGCGCATGCGGGAGCTGCAGAGCCCGGAGTGCATGACAGCagtgagggcagggctgggctccatcatccccctgcagctcctgaccACGCTCACCCCCCTGGAGATGGAGCTGAGGACCTGTGGCCTTCCCTACATCAACTTGGAATTCCTCAAGGTGCTTTGGCCACACTCCTGTGGGACACAGAGAGGGGGATCCTCCTATGGGAAGGTGGAGGGGAGAATCTTCTGGTTTTGGTTCCTCAGCCAGGACATCCTTTGGGAGCTGCTTTGCCCTCAGGGAAGTTTATTAAGATTTCACTTGATTCAGGAAATAATAGGGTGGGGTTTGTGCAGAGAGAAGAGTCTGAACTGGGGAAaattcctgcagggagaggggtGAGCAGCAGTGGAcatgtgtccctgtcccctcaggcACACACCATGTACCAGGTGGGACTGATGGAGACCGACCAGCACATCGAGTTCTTCTGGAGCGCCCTGGAGATGTTCAcgcaggaggagctgtgcaaGTTCATCAAGTTTGCCTGTAACCAGGAGAGGATCCCCTTCACCTGCCCCTGCAAGGACGGCGGCCCCGACACCGCCCACGTCCCCCCCTACCCCATGAAAATCGCCCCCCCTGACGGCGCCGCAGGTACGGAAccgagggaggggagggaagggagctgctgctgctcccagctctgggccccttCAATGAACAGTGACAAAGGAGGGCCAGGTGGTTATGGGGGTAAATCAGGAGAGAATTGGGGTTTAAATGATGTAAAACTAAAATTTCACCTAAAACTTGAACTACATCCAGTGGGGagttccctgcccatggtgggagAGTGGAACTagagctttaagatcccttccaatgCAGACTGTTCTGGGATTCTACCTGTAGAGATGTAGAGACACTTTGCTATTTGTCTGAAATTAAACTATTGGGAAAATACTGGCATGAGGCCTGATGGGagaatcacagaaacatttaCAATTCAAAAGCCCCACAAGAGGCAGGGATAGGATTTTGTTCACAgaggtcttaggatgagggaagagatgaggatctgactccatgttttagaaggcttgattattttatgatatatattatattaaaactgtactaaaagaatagaagaaaggatttcatcagaaggctggctaagaataggaaaacaaagaagaatgataacaaaggcttgtggctcggacagagagtctgaaccagctgggctgtgattggccattaatgagaaacaaccaacatggccCAATgacagatgcacctgttgcattccacagcagcagataatcgatgtttacattttgctcctgaggcctctcagcttttcaggaggaaaactcctaaggaaaggattttccatacaAGCTGTCTGTGCCAGTGTTGGTTTGGGTGTAACCCCGGCGGTGCTGTCGCGCAGGGTCCCCGGATTCGCGGTACATCCGCGTGGAGACGTGCATGTTCATGATCAAGCTGCCCCAGTACTCCTCGCTGGACATCATGCTGGAGAAGCTGCGCTACGCCATCCACTACCGCGAGGATCCGCTCAGCGGCTGAGCGCGAGCAGGGAACGCCTGGAGGTGACTCCGTGACTCTGCCCAGTGGAAGGAACCCCTTCAGTTCCCATCCAGCGCCTCccctgggatgagctggggGTTAATTTATTTCCTGAACCTTCGTTCCCATTACAGTAATTCCCGGAAGACTTCCATTTTGTATTCGTAGACTTTGTGGTGGACTGGTTcttttgctgccttgtttgtGGAATATTTGTAGGATAGTTTAGTAAAGACCGGTTTGTGTATAATTTAATTTGGGGGGAAGAAACCTTTCCACCTGTACATTTCTAATTTTGTAATCCACAATGGTCTGCCCCGTGCAAACACCACTGGCAGGGAGGGCATTCTGAGGCCAGGAGCCCTCAGAGGGGAAGGCTCATGGATCGCTCTCCCTGAGAGGTTTTTGAGTACAAAAATGCCAGGTTTGGGTGTGGGGAGGGAATCACTGcatgggcaggagcagagcacaggcaggatTTGTGGCACTTGCTTGAGGTTCGAAGCAGAACTTTGCTGCCAAACTGCTTTTCCACCTTTGCACCACTTTCCTTGAAATTTTTCTAAACTCTGACCAAGCACATGGGGGCTGCCACAGGGAACTGGGGGGTTCAGCTCAACACTTTTGGGAAAATTTCTAATAGAACAGTGAAAGGGTTGTGATTCCGTTGGGTTCCTGCCCTAGATGTTCTTGAATGTCTGCTTTGCTTAgcaacaaaataatttattgtaatTAAAATACGAGCAGAACAAAACAGCTTCTCTCCAAAGGGTGTAAGATACCACAGTCCATCCCAAAATCCGGGACTTTATCCCATTTCCCAACGAGCTCTCAGAACAACCAGGAGGTGCTCAAACACCTGGAACTCGTTTTTGTACTCAAATATCTTTGATCCAAGAGCAAATTACCCTAAAAACCTCTGACACCCGGCAGGAGGACAAAGCTCCTGTTCTGTGTGGAaagctgggaggcagctgcgGAGCAGGAACAACTCCGCGTTTCACTGGTGTTCTGTGGAATGTTCTGGATGGTTCAGAGCAGCCCCTCCACAGGTGTCTCATCCCTCAGCAGGATTTCTGGGACACTCCAGCTCTGCTGATCCCTCGGATCCTGAGTTCTGAGGAAGAGACGATCCCGGAATCCGTCGGTGCTGTCCGTGAGCCGAGTGCCGGCGCGGAGCCGCCTGGGAGGCTCCGGCTGAGGTGACCAAACCTCCAGCTCGGTGTCCCCTGGCTCCAGAACAGCTCCTGGGAATCCCAAATGTATTTATTGTACATTATTGTGAATAGTGGGAACGCTGAGTGCGTGGGGTGTGGGAGAGGCGCTGTGAGTTGGGGATGGGTGTCCTTGTTCTTCCGTGAGCGAGtgggaatgggagtgggaatgggaatgtgtgtgcagcactcGTAGGTAGTCGTCGGCATCCGGAGTCTCCCAAGCCCGTGGTTAGGAAGCTGTTACCCTCCCAATGCATATTGCCCTGTCCAGGGAACAGATCCATGTAGGAAGAATATTTACTCTTGAATCTCGTCCATTTCCTGGTAGAAGCGTTGATGTAGCTCAGAAACCACTCGGAGCAAGCGGGAACACCTGGAGTTTACAAAGAccaagggaaaaggaagccGAAGGGGCGGCTCGGAGCCGGTTTGTTCCCAGACAGGAAAGGTGGGGAGCACTGGCTGGAttccatggcagagctgtggcccaggctgggctctcccTGGGCTTTCCTGGGGTCCAGCTCCAAAATGCTGAGGGGCTCCGTGTGCCAGCGGTTCCCAAGGCTCCAGTTCCAGCTGTGagtgagaagctgctgctgctgtgtgggtgCTCCTTGAGGAAGCACATCCGAGTGGAGCACACTGCACCCGGCCCCGGGCGTGTGCTGGAACGTTACTTGATCCGTATTTATTACAGTTAATTATTTATGATTACAAATAACGAACTTCTCGTCGCTGCCGTTTGCACCTGGGGGTGTAAATGAAGCTTCTTCTACAGGACAAATGTCGCACCAATAACCAACTTCCATCGACTTTGGTTTGTTCTGGAGAACAGGATGAGCTCCACAAGAGGAATTGTGGgagttttttggctttttttttttttttttttttttttaattccatacTCCTGGGAAGGAAGTGCTGCGGCACCTCAGCTGTGGCTCAAATGGCCTTTTAATTGAAGCTTTTCTAATCATCCTTAATTCCTCGTGCTTTAAATGAACTTGACATTGTCTGTACTAGGCTTGTTTGTCGAAGCAAAGATTGGTTTgtgatgattattattattttttttaatatatattcaTTCAGAATGTAAAATTATACTAAACAATGGAAAAACTCTGGAGCTGGGTATTAGGTCTAGCTTGGTGTGTGTCCATCTCGGTTCCATACACGGCATTAACCTGTAAGTGCTCTTGGCCATCGAGTGTACACCTGCATAAAGGAGATTCTTaacatccctggaggtgtttgtgtCCTTCTTTGGGGTGCAGGGAATGGGATCTatgctggagctgcctgaggcagagcaggaagggcAGAAAGGGAGCTGCTGTTCTCTGTTGCAATCCCACCTCTCTGGGATCTCTGGGTGTGCTTGGAACAGGAGGAAATGTCAGGATTTTGTACCACATGGAAGCAGGGCCACTGCTGGGGTTATTCCTTGGGGATATTCCTTGTGCctgaggcacagcacaggctctgCCACCTCAGTCATTATTTGTCATATTTAATGATTCCTGACCCACAGCACCCTATTATCCATCCCAAACCTCAGGGACCAGCTCCCATTCCCTGATCTTCCCACAGCCCTTCTCCCCAGGAATGGGAAGAGGAGAGCTTTGGTGTCCCtgtttttaaatactttattCTTTTCTTGTGTAAATAAGCACATTTGGTGGGAGCATCtgtaaaatgtctttattttagGAGGAAGTTCCCTTCAGCCTTCGTTGGATGGAGCTGGCACCTGAGGCAAGGCCTGGGTAAGGACCCTAATTAGCCAGGGGTGGCCAATTAACCTTTCCAGTGCCATCTGCTGTACCTCCTTAATTAGGCTGATGCTCACAGGTGTTATACAGGATCTGCTCCACTTCCCAAAGTCCCAGGGATTCCAACAGTAACGGAACCCAGGGAATAATGGCAGGAATGGATcctcagcaggggctgtgctcctgtgtCACCCTAGGGGACAGATGGCACTGCACAACAGTTGGGGACAGCATCAGAGAAATTTTATTCCAAGAAACTTAAAAAGCTTTAAACTTGAAAATGCAGCACTGAGAAGCCTTGGAGCCCCAACCCTCAAACCTGCTCTGCGTGGGACAGGTCTGGAGCACAGACTGCTCCCTGTTGGTGTCACCAGCTGTCCCTGAGGATTCCATGGCAGGActcacacagagctcagggTGGCACAAGGAGCCCACACGGACACAGAACTCAGGTGGGGCCCAAGGTAAGACTCAATTTGATGCCTTGGGGGTGGTGCTCGAGGCAATCAGAGACATAAAAACCTTAAGTTTGCTCTCACAGATTAAAAATAGAGATTTAGAAAATGGTCACTGCCTAAAAATTGAAGCTCAGTGTCAGAATTTGCTTGCAGgagtctggcagagcccaggggcagggctgggtgctccATGTTCTCCACGGGCCCTGGCTCACTCCTCCGGGTGTCCggctgctgggctctggccTTTTGCCTTATGGGagggggagaagaaaaatgttgttttcaaaTAGGACTTTGTAAGGGGAGGGCTGTGAGaagcagctccttgtgctggcaaagccaccaggagctgccctgcagcctcaccttgGAGCTCCTGCGCCGGAGGCCGCTGCGCCCGTCCGACAGCCCCAggctccttcctgctgctcctgtggcaccagagctgtgggacagggacaggctcagAGGAGGCAAAGCCACCCGTGCTGGAtcaacacagcacagcagggagagggagaggccCTTGAGTCTCCTCTGACCCTGGCCCAGATGTTTCAGAGCAGAACCAGCTCCTGTTCAGAGCCCAGGTGAGAACAGAGCACTCACAGGTAACAAGGCTTTAACCTACACTTTATCCCAGTGACCACTGGGTCTGTTCTGTTTTGAGATAAAAACCTAAATTTGTTGATTTGTTGTTTGAAACTCTGATAAGAACCAGCCAAATTCAACTGAGTGAATCTGAAAGCTTTGGAAAACCCTTTCAGGCACAGGCAAGCCAAGGGGCTCCACATTTGCAGCATAAGAAGGGGaatggagcagagggaatggcATTAccttggctgggctggagaggctctggaggagctggcagtgaAGGTTCCTGCCTGGAAGTGCTGAGCAGCTCTTGCCCGGggtgctgtcccagctgcagagtcACCTCTGTCCTtccgtgtcccctcagtgccactGCCCTTGCCGGGCCTGCCCCGCGCGGCCAGAGCGTCACCGGCCCtcccaggaggggacagtgccacgTTCCCAGCCTTGGCCACCTCCGTCCTCAGcctggtgcctgcagcagggcacagccccagctgcccagagccctcTGCGTGCCAAGGAGAAACATCTCCTGCATGGACAGGAACAGCAACTTCAGCACCAGGAACAACCCCAGTGTCCACCCCAAGGACAGAATTCCAGTGATTTAATCCtccctccctgagcccagcccaagAGCAGAGGATGAAGATTTCTGAGAGAGAACAGGGTAAGAGAATCTCCccagggagctcagggcagctcaggctgttGCTCTGCCCACACCTTGGTGCCGGATGCGTCGCCGAGCCGGCTCTGGTGATTCCCGTCTGTCcccgtggggctgggctggcacctcctgggctgcagtgtcacccgtggggctggcagggcgCAGGTCACAGTGGTGCTGCACAGAACACACAGGGCTGCTCAGATGCAAATTCCTGGGaaaactgcagagcagcagcacttggggaTGTTAAGGTGAGTAGGGAATtgtggaatcccagaatggtttagagatcttaaagctcatccagttccatccCCCTGTCAGGCTGGactgggcttggagcaccctgggtTACTGAaggtccctgcccgtggcaggggatgggatgggatgggcttcaacatcccttccaagccaaaccattctgggattctgtgataaGCTCTGAAGTTTGAGCAGATCTCATTCCCAGATTCTGCTGTCCCCCAGGAGAGGAGAGGCCCAGAACAACCAACCCAAGCCCAGCTTCAGCAGCTTGTTGGGACTATGAACCATGGCACAGAGAATGGGTGAGCTCAGCATTCTCCCATCTtgtctggagcagcagcagattcCAGAGGACTCTTTCCTGGACAAGCCACTCCCAGAGTCtgttccctccttcccctcccacccAGTTTCACCCCTGTGCTCCTCTCTCCCCTCAGCTGACTCATCCAGGCTTCAACTTCATTTTCTGTGTGATTCAAACATTCTGATTGTGCAACTTCAGGCCCTTTTGTTTAGTTTCATTTCAAGAGCTTTCAAATTAATCCAGTACTTTTCCGGAGGAGCCTCAGTGCAGCACAACCCTTCACATGGATCCCAGAGCTTTGGGTGGGGAGTTCtgagccaggggcagctccctgAATTCCTGGAATGTGCCACAAGAGCCCCTGGGACTGGGCCCATCCTCAAACAATGGGATGTGACCAGCAGAGCCTGTCCTGTGCAGTACCTGGTGATGAAAGAGAATCTCCTCTTCCAGCTGGATGCCACAGAATTCACATGGAATCATGATGTCTCcttctgcctgcacagcttGGGGCTGGGCTGAAGGGACAGTCCTGTGGCTGTTGGAGTCCCCACTGTATTCCCATGGACTTGGAGAAGAACTTCTCTTGCTGAACGAGGCAAAGGCACTTGCTGGGTTACACCCTGTCTGTTACACAAACAACATGGAAAAATCACCTCTCCTGATGAGCCAGGTGGGCACTGAAAACCACTTTCCTTGGCAAAGACCCAGAGTTCTCCCAGTGTCACCCACACCCTTCCACACCCTCTCAGTGACAGCCACAGAAAAGTCATCACTGCAAACCCCAGGACACAAGGAAATGTCAAACCTGGTGAAGGATCAGATCttcagcaggacacagctcctcacagaacTCACAGGGCAACATGGTCATGTCCTTGTCTGTaagagaaggaaggatttcatcCTCTGTGAGCCTGGTAAAAACTTCCTGCTGCATCCTGAAACCTGTGATGCCATTTCTCCCTCAGAACAAGCTGCACTCCAGGTCcccccagatcctccttcccACCATTTTTACTTCCACAAGAACCTTGTTTCCCACCTGGGCTCCCACCACACACCAAGGTCAGAAACCCACTCATTTAAtaagcttttatttcttcccttaCTGCTTTGCTTTAGGAGTCTCAAAGTGACTGATTTTCACCTTTTAAAATACTTAGATAATCTTTAACATTCCCAatccaaattttccttttcccctcccctcagATTTAAGGATAAACCCCACCACAACAGTGTTTATACCTATTTTGCTGTGGTTTGATGTGCTAAAGGAGCCTGGAGAGTCACAGGAGAAGATGCTGGACAGCTCTGTTGCCCCAAGGTGGGCAGATTGTCCAGGCTCTTTGGTGTAGTCACATTCCCAGAAATCCCTGGCAATGTCAGCTGCAGTGTTATGCTGAGCATTATTCTCACTCTGCAGGCTGAGAGCCAGCACATAGTCCAGGTCAGCATTCCAGTCTTCGGCAAGATGGGGATGAAGGAGTTCAGGTCTCTCTAGCTCATCCCCTTCAAAAGAGAAACATTGTAAATTGGGGAGAACATCAAACCTGCCAGCAGTAGCTCCCTCTGGACATCAGACCCAGCCCCAGGGTTTCTCCAGGAGTTCAGCATCTCCAAGCCAAGGACACCTCTAACAAATCCAGGAGGATGGAGAAAAATCATAGCCCAAATTACAGGGAGCAAACAACTCCAGTTTCATTTTTAAGCCAGGTACtttgagacaaaaaaaaaaaaaaaaaaagaagtaactGGGCTTTTATCCCAGGCACCTCAGCACTCCTGGCTTACACCTCATTCCATGGGTAAACATTCCCCCTGGTGCCTCTGGAGCATTCACTATCCTGTAATTCCACAGAAAGGAATCACAGAACCTCACACCTGGACCAGCTACCAAATGACAGCCAGTTCTTCTTCCTCTGTCCACTTTTTCCTTACTTTTGATTTCTTTGGGCTGCTCCCACAAATGCCCTTAAGATTCTTGTCCTTAGGGGTTCTGCCCCTTAAGATTTTCTCTTTAGGGGTTCTGGTCCCTTAAGATTCtgtttttgggggttctggTCCCTTAAGATTCTGTTTTTGGGGGTTCTGTCCCTAAAGTTCTGTGTCTTTTAAGATTCTGTCTTTAGGGGTTCTGTCCTAAGGTTCTGTGTCTTTTAAGATTCTGTCTTTAGGGGTTCTGTGTCCTAAGATTCTGtctttaggggtttttctttagGGGTTCTGCCCCTTAAGATTCTATTTTTAAGGGTTCTGTGTCTTTAAGATTCTGTCTTTAGGGGTTCTGGTCCCTTAAGATTTGGTCTTTAGGGGTTCTGTCCCTAAGCTTCTGTATCTTTTAAGATTCTGTCCCTAGGGGTTCTGTCCCTTAGGATTCTGTCCTTAGGGGTTCCGGTCccttaaaattctgtttttagAGGTTCTGCCCTTAAGATTCTGTCCTTAGGGGTTCTGTCCCTTAGGATTCTGTCTTTAGGGGTTCTGTCCCTGCAGTTGTGTCCTTTCAGGGGTTC contains the following coding sequences:
- the TRAFD1 gene encoding TRAF-type zinc finger domain-containing protein 1 isoform X2, with translation MAIAAVPAAESRLCGNCKKDIPAVNFIIHEIHCRRNIEMCPFCSDSIPKSEMKNHIESEHVQASSCPLRPVLCQFCDIQLAFNKLQEHELYCGARTEPCGRCGRHVLLRELPEHPRLCGARGTPERAARGCGTPEVPDTPDTDSATASPSEGGATGKRRGAGDELERPELLHPHLAEDWNADLDYVLALSLQSENNAQHNTAADIARDFWECDYTKEPGQSAHLGATELSSIFSCDSPGSFSTSNHSKIDKDMTMLPCEFCEELCPAEDLILHQTGCNPASAFASFSKRSSSPSPWEYSGDSNSHRTVPSAQPQAVQAEGDIMIPCEFCGIQLEEEILFHHQHHCDLRPASPTGDTAAQEVPAQPHGDRRESPEPARRRIRHQGDVSPWHAEGSGQLGLCPAAGTRLRTEVAKAGNVALSPPGRAGDALAARGRPGKGSGTEGTRKDRGDSAAGTAPRARAAQHFQAGTFTASSSRASPAQPSSGATGAAGRSLGLSDGRSGLRRRSSKAKGQSPAAGHPEE
- the TRAFD1 gene encoding TRAF-type zinc finger domain-containing protein 1 isoform X1 is translated as MAIAAVPAAESRLCGNCKKDIPAVNFIIHEIHCRRNIEMCPFCSDSIPKSEMKNHIESEHVQVTCKCRMKMESSLLKDHEASSCPLRPVLCQFCDIQLAFNKLQEHELYCGARTEPCGRCGRHVLLRELPEHPRLCGARGTPERAARGCGTPEVPDTPDTDSATASPSEGGATGKRRGAGDELERPELLHPHLAEDWNADLDYVLALSLQSENNAQHNTAADIARDFWECDYTKEPGQSAHLGATELSSIFSCDSPGSFSTSNHSKIDKDMTMLPCEFCEELCPAEDLILHQTGCNPASAFASFSKRSSSPSPWEYSGDSNSHRTVPSAQPQAVQAEGDIMIPCEFCGIQLEEEILFHHQHHCDLRPASPTGDTAAQEVPAQPHGDRRESPEPARRRIRHQGDVSPWHAEGSGQLGLCPAAGTRLRTEVAKAGNVALSPPGRAGDALAARGRPGKGSGTEGTRKDRGDSAAGTAPRARAAQHFQAGTFTASSSRASPAQPSSGATGAAGRSLGLSDGRSGLRRRSSKAKGQSPAAGHPEE